The Deinococcus betulae genome includes a region encoding these proteins:
- a CDS encoding MFS transporter: MTIPQKNDPADRAWSNPNFRQVWSALSVSLVGSHLTALALPLLAVLTLQATPLQMGYLLAAKSLPSLLFSFVAGAWIDRLAQKRHLMIWMDLLRALLLLSLPVAAVTDVLTLPQLYVVAFLLGTCTMLFEIAHYAYVPAILPESQLLDGNSRLQVSYSAASAAGPGLAGLLIQALTAPFALVFDALTYLVSALFLTRIQAENPPPRPPQPFRVVQDVRAGLTALLGHPLLGLWARCGTGIIFFTGAFEGQYVLYLTQALHLSPGWIGAVVTVGGLAGVLGALHTKGVAQRLPVGRTIILGFLVWPLSLVLVPLASGPLAVILGVLMFARVVSSLTLTVSNVQQLSLRQLVTPEHLRARISASNRFLIESTHALGAVFGGALATGVGLRTALLLCAAVAVACFIPLFFSALWKVRRMPTAPAPTV, from the coding sequence ATGACCATCCCCCAGAAGAACGACCCCGCTGACCGCGCCTGGAGCAATCCGAATTTCAGACAGGTCTGGTCCGCCCTCAGTGTCTCCCTCGTGGGCTCGCACCTGACGGCCCTGGCCCTCCCTCTCCTGGCGGTGCTCACCCTTCAAGCGACCCCGCTCCAGATGGGCTATCTGCTCGCGGCTAAAAGCCTGCCGTCCCTCCTGTTTAGCTTCGTCGCGGGCGCCTGGATTGACCGCCTGGCCCAGAAGCGCCACCTCATGATCTGGATGGATCTGCTCCGCGCCCTGCTCTTGCTCTCCCTCCCCGTGGCCGCGGTCACCGATGTCCTCACCCTGCCGCAACTCTATGTGGTGGCCTTCCTCCTGGGCACCTGCACCATGCTCTTTGAGATTGCCCACTACGCTTACGTCCCAGCCATCCTCCCCGAGTCGCAGCTGCTGGACGGCAACAGCCGCTTACAGGTGAGCTATTCCGCCGCCAGTGCCGCTGGACCAGGCCTGGCTGGTCTGCTGATTCAGGCCTTGACCGCGCCCTTTGCGCTGGTCTTCGATGCGCTCACCTATCTCGTGTCCGCGCTCTTTCTCACTCGGATTCAGGCGGAGAATCCACCTCCTCGCCCCCCTCAACCGTTCAGGGTCGTGCAGGACGTTCGGGCTGGACTCACAGCGCTGCTGGGGCATCCCCTCCTGGGCCTCTGGGCACGCTGTGGGACAGGCATTATTTTCTTCACAGGCGCGTTTGAAGGACAGTACGTGCTGTACCTGACTCAAGCGCTGCACCTGTCGCCCGGCTGGATTGGCGCGGTCGTCACGGTAGGTGGCTTGGCGGGTGTCCTGGGGGCGCTCCACACGAAGGGCGTCGCGCAGCGCCTACCCGTGGGCCGCACGATCATCCTCGGCTTCCTGGTGTGGCCCCTGAGTCTGGTGCTGGTGCCGCTGGCCTCGGGGCCTTTGGCGGTGATTCTTGGCGTGTTGATGTTCGCTCGCGTGGTCAGCAGCCTGACGTTGACGGTCTCGAATGTCCAGCAGCTGAGCTTGCGGCAGCTGGTGACGCCTGAACATTTGCGGGCGCGTATCTCGGCGAGCAACCGCTTCCTGATTGAGAGTACCCACGCGCTGGGAGCGGTGTTTGGGGGAGCGCTCGCGACGGGCGTGGGCCTGCGAACGGCCCTCCTCCTCTGTGCAGCAGTGGCAGTGGCCTGCTTCATCCCGCTTTTCTTTTCAGCGTTGTGGAAGGTGCGTCGCATGCCCACCGCACCGGCGCCCACGGTGTAG